ATTGTAATATTCATTATTTGTGGATTTCCATTATGATTATGAAAATTGTCATCGCCTCCCGAACAAAAATTAGGATCGGTGACAAAAAACGTAAAGAGGGACCGGTACAATAAAGGACCAATAAAAAAGAACACGAAAGAACaacaatgaatttaaaaacgaataagGAAAGTTTATGGAAAGCGCTGAAAATTCATAAATGTTaagaaatgaaatttaaatttaacagcaaaatgttaaatatatttccttgCTCACAGCTTTTATCAGTTTCCTgacttattttcaatttttaaattagtcaaatatgttattatttatattttagttgTTCTACATCCCCCTTTTCTTAATATAtctcaattaaatttaaattttgaattataacTTACATGAAGGACCATTGACATCTCCTTGCTTGGCCAAAATCAGCCCACGAGGCATTTCATAATAATCGCGGCCACCCCActgtagaaaataaaaaatatataaacataaaaccgATAAAGGAAAATTGAATCGATATAAGTATTCACCTTACGACTCTTCGGCCTGTACCATGGACCTTGGCGCGTCTCACAGTACTCGAAATGCGCTGAATCCTTGGTAAACCAGACATCGTCTTTGACAAAGGCCAGTCGAATCATGGCACCAACCTTAATAATGCCGCCTACTAtcgttataaataaaataggaaGAACCTGTGGGAAAAATTCGCATAAATAAGGACTAGCACCCAAATCTGTAGAAAGAACTTCGAAGATGAATATAATATGATAAGATCAGTTGGTATTTgtactttaaaaaacaatggaCTCTTTACGCAGTATTAATATTCATAAAGTTTAATTGAGActtttattctttattttttaaagactcTGTTAGACAGTTAGAACAGAACACAAACAGCCTTAATAATGAAGTactactatatttttttagtattattttattcaagttatacatatattttaatattttttttaatttggttttccGTTGCgctgaaattaattttgttgttttgcttaCTTTGCTTTTCCTGTGGATCTTTACGTTGTAACTGAATtgtaaaatgatatattataaaaactgGATACCTAGAGCGATCCTGTATATTTCGCTTTTGTGGTTTCCTACGTGAACTCGTACTGCGGTGGGCCTTCATTTCCTTCCGGTCAGCAATGTTGAATGttgctttggtttttaaaacGCTGCAATTGCTATTCATATGGACTGGAGGCCACGGACCAAGCTTAGTCGGTCCGAACCCTCGCGAATCCATACCAAGCCACCGCGAGTGTCTGGCCTCCAAAGCATTCAAACATCAACTTATTTGTTGTATCCGGATCCTATTCAATTTTGGGAGGCAAACTTGATCATATTTAGAGTAAGCCTCGTTCAAATATTCGCTGCTGAAGCCAAACCGAGTGCGGCTGCAGTC
This genomic window from Drosophila gunungcola strain Sukarami chromosome 3R, Dgunungcola_SK_2, whole genome shotgun sequence contains:
- the LOC128259101 gene encoding uncharacterized protein LOC128259101 isoform X3, which translates into the protein MALRLTTLAFRKRASLLLVPKLRPPAPKRTLLLRKNLVPFIDDDPCVFSKKAIMHHWGVLPILFITIVGGIIKVGAMIRLAFVKDDVWFTKDSAHFEYCETRQGPWYRPKSRKWGGRDYYEMPRGLILAKQGDVNGPSFEKDDKKKK
- the LOC128259101 gene encoding uncharacterized protein LOC128259101 isoform X7, with the protein product MIRLAFVKDDVWFTKDSAHFEYCETRQGPWYRPKSRKWGGRDYYEMPRGLILAKQGDVNGPSYSEGGDKKGEGPSIKGVIGHALVTGVALGLATLL